The following DNA comes from Candidatus Woesearchaeota archaeon.
TATCAGCTGATTCGACAGTTATTGTATAATTCCTGCCGTCATTGTCGTTGCCATCTCTCCATGCTATCAGCTTTATCGAGGTATTAAATCCATTTACAGTATTTTTAACTTCATTATACTCATCAATTAATTTGAAGCTGTTAATTTTAACGCCGCTTAAGGAATCAACAGCATAGCCATTTACCTTAACGCTCACTTCTTTATGGTCCGGAGGCCATATTTGATTTGGATTTAATGCCAAGCTTAACTCTGGCGGTGTTTTATCTATTTTTATTATTGTTTCTTTTGCTTCTTCTTTGTTGCCCGCATTATCTACACTGTAATATTTCAAATACGCTATGCCCTCTGCTGTTATTGATATTGGCTCTTTATAGCTGATGTTTGGAACGCAAGCATAATTTCCAATGCAGTATAATGTTTCTTTCACTCCGGATAAATCATCTGTGGCGCTTAAATTGATCACAGCATTTTTATTAACCCATGTGTTATTGTATTTATAATCATCCTTTGTGACAGGGGGCTCTGTATCTATCGCCATAATGACAGCATATACGCCTAAGTGGCCAATATGCGCGGTTAACTCATTTTTCTCTTTATTTATTGAAGCATTTTGAGCTATCCAATTATTGTTTTCTTCATCATAAAGATAAATATCCAGCCTATCTTCATTTATTGCCGGATCTTCATCATAACCTATAGTTATGGCTGAGGGAAGCGCAAATGCAAGTTCTTGGGGTATAAGCCTATAAACAACAAGGATATTATTTTCACTATTGATGTAAAGAGATGTATCTTCTTTCATAATTGTTATAATTGTACCGGAGAGAGCATTGTTTGTTGTAACAATAGTGCCGCTTCCTTTTAATGCATCAGGCGGGACATCTAGCTCTATGAAGGACCCTCTTAAGATTATAGAGCATCCTGGAGCTCCGCAAAGCGCTGATGTCGCAAGAGTTCCCGAACCAGCAGCTCCGCCTGTTCCTCCACCGGAACCGCCTCCAGCTGGCCCGCCAGCAGTTCCGCAGTCAACAGAGCTAAGCGGAGCAGGGGGATCCCATCTGGCATTCTCTAAACCATGGCAAACAAGGCGATAGTTTGGTTTATCATAGGCAAGATGTGTAATGGTCCAGGACCATGGAGGGTCCCAGCGTTCATACCCACACCCAGGCTCGCCATCAGGATCAACGCATTTATATTTATTGCCATCCTGGGGCGGAGTATAAATAGGAGTCTCTGGCCACTTCTCAAAAGTCGGTTCAGTAGTGCAATCGCCAGTATAAAATTTTCTTATATTGCCATTGCAGTCGCAATAATAGCTCTGGTAAGAAACATCATTATTGTATGCCATCATAAATTGCGTATTGCTGCCGCCAACACGGCCCCCAACAGTTTGGGAACAGTCGCACCCGATTATCATGTTTCCACTAACTTGATACATACTTACATGATTCTCAAAACAAAAATACTCTTGTATGCCCCCAGTGCCAAGAGCTGCGCATCCTTCATTACATCCGTTAACACTGTCGCTGCCACCGCCATTTGCCAGAGGAAGAACTACAAGAAATGCCAATAAGAACATTACTGAATAATTTATTTCCTTGTTTATCATTTTACATTTACCTTTGTAACTTCCGGGCTTCCATATTCTTCTTTAATTGTTTTATTTACAGAACCATAATCTGTTACTTTAATTCTAAAATATTTATCCTTGCCTTCTTTTATTGTCTTAACCCAGAATTCTTGCCCAACATGTTCTATCTTTGCCTCGGATTGCCAAACTAATTCTTCTAAAGGTGGAGGGCAATTTGATGTTTCCGTTGGAATATACGCAGGGTTAACCCCTTTCGGGATAGGAAAGATTCCAGATTCGCCTTTTTCCTTAGGCAGAACCTTAAGAGTAAGATCCTTTTCTAAAGCAAATTCTGCTAAATTTTTATTTGAAGAATCTTCAAAAAGAAAGCCGTTAAGATAGTAATTATGACCCGGTATTAATATGCCATAACAGCGCATTCCAAAAACAGATTCTGAATACGTTACATCCCTATAGTTTACTTCAACTACTACACTTCCTTCCTCATTCAGAGCACCTGTTCCGATTTTTGAGGCGTCATATATGTCATGATGTTTTGGGCTAAGGGCTTGTTTTACAGATGGGTAGGCCGCCAAAGTAGCTAAAAGAATGCTGCTGATTACTGCTATTTTTTTAGTTGTTGCTTTCATTTTATTAACCTCCGCATTTTGGAGCAATTCCTATTGAATCGCTAGCTGTTGCTTCAGCGCACCTGTCCTCTATTTTTGCAATACACTTTATATTATCCCCGTAATCAGTATATTGCTTGGGTATGGTCAACTCAACAATGCAGGTGCAGCTGGCATAATCCCAATCACAATTAGTAACATCATTCATAACGCCATTCGGATAGCTGTTTGCCAAAGAGCCATGGCCGCCACTAATATTGTATTCCACTTCATTAGTGTATTCTGCTGCGCCACCAGAGCAATCGCCCCTTATTTCTATTCTGCACAGTAGATCGTCACAAACAGTAGGTGATGCATCGCTGTTTTTTGCCGCTATATCTGCGCTTACTGTTAGCGCATGATTTTCTGTAGGCACAGACGTATTGCTGATGAATGAAATTGAATCTTGGCTGTTTCCAGCTTCTCCATCTGCGCCTGATGGCTTGCAAGGTTTGCCGCAATATGGGCTGATTAAAGAAATCGAACAGCCTTCACCATAGTCTTTTCCTCCTTTTCCAGCTATTCCGCCTTTTCCGCCTTTTGCATTTGCAGTGCAATCAGAACAAGAGCCTGCTTCCCCTCCATCCCCGGCATTTCCACCGCTGCCAGAAATGCCAGTTTGGTGCTCGTAATAATATCCGCAAAAATTACACACATCTGTTGAACAATGCGATCCTGGCAAGCAAGACGCTGAATTTCCTGCGTTTCCGCCATCTCCAGCATCACCGCCGTTTAAACTAAATGTATTTTTGCATGAGCTTTCTTTTAATCCGCTGATAGTTCCTGCATCGCCACCATCTCCTGCATTACTTCCAGATCCGGTATTTCCCTGGGTATCTCCTCCTTTTCCCCCGCTTCCTCCATTCCCGCCATTAAGAGAAAATTTACTGCAGCCAACGATGAGGCCATCTATAATAACAGTTCCAGCATTTCCGCCATTGCTGCCCTCTGTTCCATCTGCAGCATCCGTCATTAAAGAAGCCTCAGTACACCCTGGATATCTGCATACGCCCGCTCTGTCACTATAACAGGAGTAAGCTCCCCCGGCTCCATTCCCGCCACTGCCTCCACTGCCTCCATTTGCAGAGAACAAATAAGAGTTTATTACAGGCTTATTATCGTTGTGATTTACTTTAATATTTATAGAGCCTCCATTTCCTCCCTTGCTAGACTCTGCTGATAGCCCTGCTTTACCAGGCATGCTTGAAAAACACGAGCTTGTGAAATGTGTGAAGCAGCCGCTGCCATCAGCTGGTTTTCCTCCATTTCCGCCGTTTCCGCCATTGCCAGCATTTGCTGATAAACTTCCTGCTTTGGAATCGCACTTATATTTATCAAAATTAATATTAATTGCCCCGCCATCTCCGGCTTTTCCGGCTTTTTTTCCTGAACCACTATCTCCTCCATCATATAAAATATAATTTATAGTAAACGTGCCGCTCCACCAGAAAACTGTTTCATAGTACCTTCCGGTTGTAGGGCCTCTGCTGCCATCACCGCCTTTACCCCCTAAGCCTGCATTGCCTCCGTTAGCAATTGCTGAAACAGAAGATTTGCTTAGTTTTGCTTTAATATTTATAGGCCCGCCATTTCCAGCATTTCCTCCAATACCTCCGTCTTTTCCATTTGGATCGCCAGAGCAACTGCATAATCCTCCATAGCAATAATTAGAGCCCTCTGTAGAGCCAACACAATCACCAGATCCTCCTGCTCCACCATCGCCGCCTCTGCCGCCATTAGAAATAAATTTGCACTCACCTTCAAGAACACCAACATCTATTGTTATTGGCTTTCCATCTTTTCCATTTGTTCCATCTACTCCAGCTGTCGGAGCAGGGCCAGAAACGCCTTTTGCGCCATTAACGCCATTATCCCCGCTCATATCAAATGCTGAGCCAGGAGCGCAATAAAGCTTTTCTTCACTAATCACAGAAAACCCTGTATGCTTTGACTTTGTCCCGTTTATTACGCCATATAATTCAAAATCACCGGTTAAATTAAACACTAAATCGCCATCAACCACTACCTTTCCGTAGATCTTAACATTCTCAGCATTGATTATAACATTATCAACAGCCTTTAATGTAACAGTTGAATCAATCACTAAATCTTTAAAATTATAGGTTCCAGAAACTTCAGAGCTTTTTTTGATGCTGCAATCTGAAAGATTATTCTCGCTGCAGTATTGCAAAGTATTGCATTGCGTTAAATCTGTGCAGCAGTCATTTGGGTCATTATTTGGGTTCTCATAGTTAGGGTCGCAAACGCCATCTCCAACGTAACAATCCTTGGGACAGTTTCCATTGCTTTCAGGATAATATGGCTTGTTAGCATCGCAAACTCCGTTTCCGCATGTTGCCATAAAATCAGTATAATAATCAAAACAGCAGTATTGGCTTTGGCTGCAGTCTGGAAAACCTCCTTTCTCTCCCGTGCTGTCTATAACAACCCCGCCAAACCAGTAACTGCGCCATGATGTTCTCCCAAAACACCAGCTATAATTCTGGCCATAGTAATTCCAGAACCATGCATAATCTGCGCAGAAATAATAATTGCCTCTGTTTAAGCATGAGCATTTAGGATAAGGGTTTTCGCAGCCATCTGCATCTGTTCCTGCGCCGTCTCCATTGCAGTCTGTATAATTTACAGGGCAGGATGAGCTTACTGTTGTGAAAGAAGAAAAGTGGGAAGCAGTAAAGGCCAGTATTCTGAGCACAGGATCGTAAGAAACATTAAAGCACGTATCTTCCGGGCATGGATTCTTGATTTCATTTCTATTGGTTGTGAATTCATTCGTATATAATATCCTGGGTGTTTGTTTGTAATGGAGATTTTCTATTGTAATTGCGGCCGGTTCATTGAGCTCCGGCAATTCTTTGCTGTTTATAGCAATCAGATTATCATCAACATAAATATTTGGGTTTTCTTCAACATCAGTTACATCCATGCCAATATCTTTGTCAAATTTTATTTTTCCTTTTCCTTTGTTTTCAATTATTTTATTTTCATTAATGGAAACTTCTTTCTTCTTTTTTATTTTTTTAGCTTCTTTATCAGCAATGCCTTCTGTTGAAGCTGCAGCAGTTGAAATTAAATTATTGCATGCTTCATAAATATAGGGCAGGGTTGTGTTTTCAGGATCAATGCCTGCTTCAATTAACTTTTTATTTAAATCTGCTTTGTCTATTTTTGACAAATCACTGCAGATTTTAGAGAAATCCTGCTCTGAAATATTGGCAGAAGAAATATTTATGAGTAACAAAAAGGATAAGATCAAAGCGAGTAATAGTATGCTGCACTTCATTAACCCAGCTCCCTAACCCCTCTAAACCAATAAAACACATCTACTTTATAAACTTTTCTATATTTAATCACTGAGAAATAGTTATCACTGCCTGTATTTTACAATCTTCACAAAATCGTCAACTTTCAGGGAAGCTCCCCCGACTAATGCGCCATCAATGTCTTTCTGCTCCATTAGCGCCTTGATGTTATCCGGCTTTACAGAGCCGCCGTATTGGATCCTCACATTACTTGCAATTTTTTCATCATATAAGTTTTTAACTAACTCTCTTATGAATAAATGAACCTCTTCAGCCTGTTCCGGCGCAGCAGTTTTACCGGTGCCGATTGCCCATATTGGCTCGTAAGCAATGACTATCTTAGAAGCATCTATATCTTTTAAGCAGCCTTTGACTTGTTCTTCAATGACTCTCTTTGTTTCGCCTTTTTCCCTTTCTTCAAGCTTTTCTCCTACACAGAGTATCGGAATGAGGTTATGCTGCAATGCCTTCTTTATTTTCTTGTTTATAAGATCATCAGCTTCGTTAAAGTGCTGCCTTCTTTCAGAATGGCCTAAAATAACATATTTAACTCCTAATTCCTTCAGCATTAAGGCGGATATTTCGCCTGTAAATGCGCCAGAATCCTCAAAGTGCATGTTTTGGGCGCCTAGCTTGATGCTTGAATTCCTTATCTCTTTTGCAGCGTCATGCAGCGCAGTGAAAGGCGGGCATACAACGATCTCGACATCCTTGACGTCAATCAACCGCAGCTTTAATTCACTGACAAAAGCAACTGCCTCAGAATTGACCTTGTTCATCTTCCAGTTCCCTGCGATTATTGGCTTTCTCATAGTGAAATTATTGGTTTTATTTGGTTTATATAGTTTTCTTATTTTCCGTATTGGTCACCCTGTGGATGTCAATCCTATCCGTTAAATAGCGGATGTTCTTAGTAGTCTTGTTTTTTCTCACTTTTTTGAAACCAGTAATTACAGCCAAGTCAAGTCTGCACGAATAAAGACAGTGGACATGTCAAGTCCAACTCATTTGAGTAATATTTATAAAGTTGTGCAAATATTTACTGGTTAGAATGGCTAGTAAGAATATAACACTCAAAGTCGATGAGAAAATCTATAAAATGTATAAAAAGTATTGCAAGAAAAAAGGATTGGTTATATCTCGCCAATTCGAAATATTTGTTGAAAAACAATTAAAGAAGGGAAATTAACATGTATCTCAACGAATTTTTAACAATCATGGAAAAAATTGAATCATTAAGGCAAAAACAATCAGAAACAACTTCCGACATAAACAATTTGTTTGATGCATTGATGCAGAAAGCGTTTAATGGTGAGTTAGTCGAATGAAGAAACTCTCCAAGAAACAAAGACTGAATTTATTGATTAAAAGATTGAGTTATCAGAATCTTTTAAAGGATTCCAAAAAAATTGTCGGAAATATTACTTTTATGGATATAATTTTGTTATTGATTCTACCCCTAATTATAACTCTGTTAATGCTCTTACCTGATGCAATAAGAACAGCTATGCAAATTCACATCAAAGAACCAATGTGGTGGCAGTTATTTACTGCTAGTTACATGCATGGAAGTTGGAAACATTTAACTGATAACTTAACGGGATATTTTTGGTTTGTTATCCCAATATTTATCTTTGCAGCATATTCTAATCTGAAGCAATTATACTATAAAATGTACCTTACGATTTGTATCTCGCTCCCAATAATTAGTGGATTTGCGGAATTATGGATAACACCAAAATATTTTCCTAATTTGTTGACATCGACAGGAACCTCGGGAGTAATATCTGCTTTTTTAGGCATCATAATTTTTATTTGGATTAGACACTATGCAATTAAAAGTAACAATAACCTCCATAATAACTTATTCTTTTATTTGATATTATTTTATGTAGCATTAATTTTTTCATGCATATACTCGTTTAAGTCTATAATTTTAATATTGCCTCTCGCCTCGCTCTTCTTATTATTTGTATTTTTATGGAGAAAGAATTTTAATATTCTGTATTTCATAATTCAAAAAGAAAGTAAACGAAATATGTTAATTTTATTCTTGTCTTTATTTATTCCCTTATTTTTTATGGTTGCACCATTCCTTCTATTTCCGACTATTAACAATGTCGCAAGTAATGGGACGCTCGTGAACTTTTTTATGCATTATTTTGGTTTAATCTATGGTGTGATAATTGGGTGGTTATTTGTAATGATTGATAAGAGTACATTTAGGAGAAAACAAACGGAGAATAATTCATGAGCAGGCTTTACATTGACACAAATCTCTTCATCAATGTCATTAATAATGAAGTGAGTATGCATTCGAATAAGAATATGGCTGAGCCATGGACGGTAAAAGAACTATTAAAAAAGCTTCGCGGAGATCAAATTAAAGCATCTTTTGAGATTTTGAAAAGGAAAATCGAAATCTGCAAATATTCTCTTGAAGAAGAAGTTCAAGCAAGAAAACGATCAGAAACTAATTTTCCAGATGCTCTTCATATTGTAATTGCTGAAAATGTAAAAGCAGATTATATCATCACAAGAAACATTGACGACTTTCTTCAAATCGGAACAAAAATACCAATAAAAAAACCAGAATTATTGTAAGCCTGCTTGTTCTAGCAACCATTCTTGGAATTTATCGTGTCCTAGTTCTTTCTCTTTTTGTTCTAAGAATTTTTCCTGTTTCTTCTGTTCATCTTCAGTAAGAAGAACTACCGAACTTAACATAGCTTTTATTTTTCTATATGTTTCATCGTCTGGCTCTGCTTGACGAGGGAGAAGATCATTAAGGTACTTTAAATGTTCAATAACTTCCATCTTTTGAGTATTCATTTCAGAAATGAAATGTTTTAGCTCAAGTTCTTTACTGAAATTATTTGAATAATAAGGTTCCAAATCTGAGAAGTAATTATACAAAGCAATTAGTTTCCAAATCTCGTTGAATGATTGATAGATATCATTCTTTACCATTTTAAGATCTTCATCAGAAATAGCATTTACCATTTGTAAAACTAAACCGACAAAATCATTTACTAATCTCTTAGAAACTTTATCAAAAATGGGGGGAGAGTTTTTTAGTAGAGTGTAAAGTTGATTATTTATCTCTTGAATATATTTTTTAGAGAAATTAGATGAAGATAATAGAGACAATAACATTTCTTTTGTTTTATAAAGAGTGTGATTTTCTTCATTATAATGTCTTAATTTGAGTGCTGTTGCGTTGACTTCTTTCGAATAAGTTCCAACTATATCGACTATGCATTTGTTTACTTCGTCATTTAATCCAGAAAAATCATAATCTAAATTTTGGTCGTAAGGTTTGACACACAATGTTCCAAATTGATACCATCCAATTGGAAGATTCAAATTACATTCTTTATTTATTCTTGCAAGAGTTTTTTGTACTTGGATTCTACCAGGAATTATTCCTGTTTTTTGTTTCCACTCTTCTTTAATTTTAGAAAATAAAGAATCAATTAGTTTTTCATCTTCTGATCTTATTGGTAAATCAAAATAATTCCCTGTTTTGTTAGTTTTATCACATTGCACTAAAGAGAATACTCTTTTATTTGCGATTTCTGTTTCTAACAGTACGCCTGCCTCTTTTAGACTTTCCAGGTATATCTTAATAGATTCCCAATTAGATTCGCAATCTTTGGCAATTTCGTGTATTGACTTTGGAGCTTCAGACACAGATTTTAAAATTCTTTTTATAAGCTCCTTAGCAGATTTCCTCTCCATTTTAATAAAAGTACGAGCAATAGTATATAAATTTTTCGTTTTACTGGTAAAAAGTATTAGCAGTAGCTTATAATACTCACAAGTATAAGCTAAAACAGATAAATATTTAAATTAGAAGCAATAACTGATATACTGGACGTAAGTCCGGAGGAAAACATATGGTACAGAAAATTTTTGGATCGGAATGGGTGCAACAGGCATCGTCGGTGTATTAATCATAGCAGGACTCCTTTTGAAAGGAACAAATCTTTCAGCAGGAATGGGCGACCTAGCAATCTTTGGTGGCGTTGGAATAGGCATCGTGCTAGGATTACTTGGAATATTTGCTGTCGCAAAAAGAGTGATTGGCTAAATGGGCAAGATTACTATTTTTGGAATAATTGCATTTATTGTAGCACTATCGGTATTCTTGTTAAATAATTATATCCAAGGCGTTGCAGAAGACGCCATGCTGGATGCAACTGGTCAAGTCGTTAAAGACAGTCCGATTGATCAACAAACAAAAACTTCAATATTATCAACACTGACACTTTATGAAATTGCAGGTTTCTTTGTATTCATTGGAGGAATAGTATTTTTGGTCAAAAAATTCTTTTGAATAAGTAATTCTCTAAGAAAACAGCCGAATTCTTAACAGCCTACGGTTAATATCTACAGGTTGAACAATACGCTTATTTTCATTCACCAAGTACAGGCAAGACATTAGTTCTCGCATAAAACGAAAACAATTTAAACAGCTTCAATCCCGCTTTTTCATGGTTGAATTCAATCCAGACGGCAGCATTAAGCTTCCAGAACAGCTTGCAAAAAAGAAGAAAATAAGGAAAAATTAAGATCTCAGAGATGTATAAAAATAAAAAGAAATGCAGTAAGCTTCACTGCTCCAAAAAAATGCGTCCTTCACATAACTCTTTCAGAAGCTTTTGCCGATAACAGATTCATAGACACCATTTATACTTATTTTAAAGAAAGGTCAGTTGTTCCGCATAAAATAAAGAAGCTCAATGAAAAGCAGTTTGAAATTGAGATAGGCACTGATTTTAAGAGGTGCAGCGACTG
Coding sequences within:
- a CDS encoding triose-phosphate isomerase, which codes for MRKPIIAGNWKMNKVNSEAVAFVSELKLRLIDVKDVEIVVCPPFTALHDAAKEIRNSSIKLGAQNMHFEDSGAFTGEISALMLKELGVKYVILGHSERRQHFNEADDLINKKIKKALQHNLIPILCVGEKLEEREKGETKRVIEEQVKGCLKDIDASKIVIAYEPIWAIGTGKTAAPEQAEEVHLFIRELVKNLYDEKIASNVRIQYGGSVKPDNIKALMEQKDIDGALVGGASLKVDDFVKIVKYRQ
- a CDS encoding rhomboid family intramembrane serine protease, with translation MKKLSKKQRLNLLIKRLSYQNLLKDSKKIVGNITFMDIILLLILPLIITLLMLLPDAIRTAMQIHIKEPMWWQLFTASYMHGSWKHLTDNLTGYFWFVIPIFIFAAYSNLKQLYYKMYLTICISLPIISGFAELWITPKYFPNLLTSTGTSGVISAFLGIIIFIWIRHYAIKSNNNLHNNLFFYLILFYVALIFSCIYSFKSIILILPLASLFLLFVFLWRKNFNILYFIIQKESKRNMLILFLSLFIPLFFMVAPFLLFPTINNVASNGTLVNFFMHYFGLIYGVIIGWLFVMIDKSTFRRKQTENNS